The Gemmatimonas phototrophica region GTGGGTGGCGTTCATCGCTGATGCGCGCCTCCGTTCCGACAGCGTGGCGGACCTCGAGCGTGATTCGCTCGCGCGGCTGCCGTACGACAAGGTGCGTGATGAAGCCGAGCGCAACGACGCCGACATCTACGTGATTGACGCCAATGGCGGCACGCCACGAAAGGTGATCGACTGGATGGGGGCCGAATCGGCGCTGACGTGGTCTCCCGACGGCAAGTCACTGGCGTTCATCGGGCGTCCGGTGCGTACGAAGAGTGCCCGCATCTATACCGTGAGCGTAGCGGGTGGTGCACCGCGGAATCTGTTGGGTGACTGGCAGTACGAGCCGTCGGATATGGATTGGCTTTCGACGGGGGCGATTCAGTTCACGGCCGACATTGGTGGCCGTTCGGCGTTGTTGCGCGCTGACCTCACGGGCAAGACGGCGCCGAAAGAACTGGTAGGCGGTCGGCGCCAGCTGCGCGGTGCCAGCTACGATGCTGCAGGCAAGATCGTGGCGTATACCGCCACTTCCATGACCAAGCCCACGGAGTTGTTCGTCGCCAATGCTGACGGCACCGGCGAGCGCCAGCTGACGTCATTCAACAAGGATGTCAACGCCGATGTCGTGTGGAGCGATGCCGATCGCTTCACGTACAAGAGCGTGGGCAACATGGAAATTGAAGGCTGGCTCATGAAGCCGTACGGCTACGAGGCCGGCAAGAAGTACCCGATGGTGATCTACATTCACGGCGGTCCGCACTCGGCCTACGGTGAAGGCTGGTTCGACGAGTTCCAGAATCTCGCGGCACAGGGGATGTTCGTGCTCTTCACGAATCCGCGTGGATCAAGCGGCTACGGCGCCGACTTCACCTACAGCACGCGCGGCCGCTGGGGCATGGAAGACTACGACGACCTCATGAAGGCCGTGGATATTGTCGCCGCGCGTCCCGACGTGGACAGCACGCGGATGGGCGCCACGGGCGGCTCCTATGGCGGCTTCATGACCACCTGGATGGCCACCAAGACCACGCGCTTCAAGGCCATTCAGACCGATCGGACCATTACCGACTGGACCTACTGGTACGGCGCCAGCGATGCCCAGGGACTCACCGAATTTGAGTTCTACGGCAAGCCGTGGGACAATCAGGCGCTGTACGATACGCTCTCGCCCATTCGCTACGTGAACAAGGTGAAGACGCCCATGCTCATCGTGCAAAGTGAAGAAGATCACCGCACGCCCATGGGCAGCGCGGAGATCTGGTTCATGTCCCTCAAGAAGCAGGGGGTTCCGGTGGAGCTGGTGCGCTACCCGCGCAGCAATCATGATCTCAGCCGGACCGGAGAACCCTGGCTCCTCGTCGACCGCCTCGGGAGACTGCGGCAATGGTTTTCGCACTGGCTGATTGGGAAAAACTGAGAACTGAGATCGCCGATCTCCGATCTGGACGATGAGAGTGCTGCGACGATCGAAGTGCGATGGATATCGAGGGTGAGAGGCCCGATAACCACGACGATGAGAAGGCCGAGTGCTGACGTCTGCACTGGAAGTGCCCCACACCACCGCAGTTCAACCACGGTGGTGTGGGGCACGGTCGCGCGGACGAAGTGCTCGGACCTCTCAACTCGCTTTCATCGGGCCTCTCACCCTCGATATCCATCGCACTTCGATCGTCGCAACGCTCTCACCTCAACATCACGACTCGGCGGTCGGCGATCTCAGATCCCAGATCTCAGACGGCGAAGCAGTAGAAGAGGCCGTTGCCTCCCGTTGCCTGCAGATTTTTCTGGCCGCAGCCGCGTGAGGGATGTGAGAAGACCCAGCTGGTGGGGTTCACGCCGCCGCCCTGGCGATCGTGATGACCCACGGACGCGCTACCCGTTTCGCCGTTGCTCGTCCAGTTGCTGCAGGTGCTGTCACCGTCGCCCGGTTGCACCCGGCCGTCCAGCGTGGAGCCGGTGAGGATATCGTGCATGTTGGGCGTGTCGCCGCGGCCATTCACCGGCTGGCCCTTTTCCGTGAGGCTGTTGTCCTTGGACAGCTTGTTGGCGTCGCTGTGCAGATCGTCCACGCTGGTGGCGACCACTACACCCTTGGCGTTCTTCCAGGGGCCGGCGCCGATGCGATCGCGCGCATTGATGGCCGTCTTGCCGCCGGCGGCCTGTTGACTGAGGTAGGCGTGCCACGTCTTGCCGCGTACGCCAGCCGCTTCCGCCAGCTTTCCGCAATGCGCGTCGGCTCCGGCGAGCCCACCAAGATTTGCACCGTCCCCGGATCCTGCGCTCGTGATGAAGAACGACATGTCCTGCTGCGCAAAGGTGGGCAGGGCGCGCGTGGCAGGGGCTGCCGCCAATGAGGCGGCTGCGAGAACTACCGGTAGGGTAAGAGCGAACATGGAGCGTCCTCTGGAGTGAAAGGGTTACTTCGGGGAGAGCACAACAACGTCCGCGGTACGGGCCTTTACCGCCGCCGGACTATAGGGCATGGGCACAAAGGTGTTGGCGGCCCAGAGCGAAAACAAATTGGTGTAAAACGGACTGCGGGGATCGCCACTCTGTCCCGGCGTATTGGTGGCGATGGCGCTGTCCCAGTTGGCGAGATCCATCACCACACGCAGGCTGGCGCCATGCGTCTGGTTGTCGGTGTTGCCACTGGCGAGCAGCGTGTTGCCGTTGCCACCGCGCGGTACGGGCCCCGGAGACAGGACCCGCTTGAGGGAGTCGTTCACGAGGGCATCAAGCGGGTGGGCAATGCGCGCGTGGTGCAACCTGGCATCGCCGTAGTGCCACGTACTGATGGTGTCGCCGAAACGACGCCGCAGATCCGACACCGCTTCGTTGAAGGCGCGGAAGAGTATGAAGTTGCGCGCATCCACCGGACGATCCCCCAACAGCGAATCGGGAGCGGTCAGCCATTGGA contains the following coding sequences:
- a CDS encoding S9 family peptidase, giving the protein MRSSPVSLRVALVAMASPFAVVAPALLGAQAVPRSATGAAAVAPLPKGPRAMVLGDWYRVVNVSSPAVSPDGKRVAMTVTRAVESENRRHSEVWVVNTAGGEPQRWTAPSTESSTPRWSPDGKYLFFASTRAGGRGNTWAIRLDMPSGEAVQVPEYPTGSMPTDGSFAVFTDAAVPAPQVPSADPFNTMPAMARPPFDAITRPAAAARFDGRHVVDMNYKNNGTGFVPGRRVPRTWRPQQLFRQSVGDTSKKQITSTAYSHRGAVVSPDGKWVAFIADARLRSDSVADLERDSLARLPYDKVRDEAERNDADIYVIDANGGTPRKVIDWMGAESALTWSPDGKSLAFIGRPVRTKSARIYTVSVAGGAPRNLLGDWQYEPSDMDWLSTGAIQFTADIGGRSALLRADLTGKTAPKELVGGRRQLRGASYDAAGKIVAYTATSMTKPTELFVANADGTGERQLTSFNKDVNADVVWSDADRFTYKSVGNMEIEGWLMKPYGYEAGKKYPMVIYIHGGPHSAYGEGWFDEFQNLAAQGMFVLFTNPRGSSGYGADFTYSTRGRWGMEDYDDLMKAVDIVAARPDVDSTRMGATGGSYGGFMTTWMATKTTRFKAIQTDRTITDWTYWYGASDAQGLTEFEFYGKPWDNQALYDTLSPIRYVNKVKTPMLIVQSEEDHRTPMGSAEIWFMSLKKQGVPVELVRYPRSNHDLSRTGEPWLLVDRLGRLRQWFSHWLIGKN